A stretch of DNA from Nitrospira sp. KM1:
GGTCCAGCGGATCAATGCCGATCAGTCCCGGCCGCTCCGGACTCAAGTTCTCTCACGTCAACTATCCGAAGCGGCTCACTCAATTGCCTTCCGTGAAGATGTTGAGGCAGTTCTCAAATCATCTGAGATCACTTCTGACAGATTTCCAACATCGATGCGAAGAGATGATACCGCTTACTCAATAATGAAAGTTGTGCGGTTCCAGGATGGACGCACTCTGAGGGGCGCTTGGTTGCAAGGTAATGTGTGGCTGTCGATCGAGTGAAATTCAACAATCGCGAAGGGAGGTGAGAGTCTTGGCGACGAAGAAAGCAGCAAAGAAGAAAAAGAAGTAACCCCGCCTCGATTCTAGCGTCGGGGGCGAGGCCACTCGTTCCCGACGTTATACTTCCTCTGATATGAATAACCGACAGACCGTTCGGGCGAAGCCTGTGGACTCGCCGTAGGCGATGGAAGCGCGTTTCCTTATGAGGCGGGCTGAAGCGTTGCGAGTGGAACCGGACGGGATCCAACTAAGACCGTGTGTTTGAGTTCCGACTGGGGAATCGAATGCTCAGCATTGAGCAGGACCCAACAATCAGGGTGCGTCAGGATCTGTTTCACCAGTTTGGTATGTAAGGCATGGCCGGACCGATCGGCAATGAGATGGCCGATAAAGGGAGCACCAAGGAGAGAAAAATCACCGATCAAATCCAAGACCTTATGCCGAACGAATTCATCGGAGAAGCGGAGCCCGGTTTCGTTCAACATACCGTCCTTTGAGAGGACGATCGTATTATCTAAATTTCCACCCCGGCCGAGTCCACGCGCCCAGAGCGCCTCCACTTCGTGCAAAAATCCGAATGTGCGGGCGGAAGCAATTTCAGACTCGAAGGCATCGGCAGAGTGTTCATATTCATAGGTTTGTGTGTCGATGAATGGGTGATTATACTGGATCGAATACGTGATTTTCGGCATCGATGAAGGTTCAATACGAATTGAACGGACGCCATCCACAATTTCTAATGGCTGCGTAATCTTGATGTATGGTTGGCGCTTCGGTTGAGACACCAGGCCGGCTGCTTTGATCAAACGGACGAAGTGAGCCGAACTGCCGTCCATGACCGGAGCTTCTCCTGCGTCGATCTCCACGAAAACGTTATCGACATTCAAGCCTGCGAGGGCGGCCAAAACGTGTTCGATGGTTTTGACTTGAAATCCATTTCCGCTGATGGCGGTACATAATTCCGTGGGAACGAGGTGTTCGACGGATGCAGCCAGAGATGCTCCAGCATGCCCATTGCGGTTCACAAATACGACTCCCGTATCTACAGGAGCAGGGCGTAGCACCATTGTGACGGGGTGACCTGAATGAAGGCCAGTCCCTGTACAACTTATTGAATTGGCTAAAGTCTGCTGAAGTCTCACAGTGCATCCTCCGTAAAAATCACCCACTGGCTACAGCAACTCATGTGCCAACATTTTTGTCATAGTATTGGGATTTATAAAGCATTAATAATATTCATGTTTATGAACATTTATCTGAAATATAGCATTGTTGTAAAAACATTACACATGTGACTTTTAAATGGATTTTGAAGAACTGATAATCGATCGCAAGCGAATATTAGAACTTCAAGGAATGGAATACTTCTCAATTTATACCAGAGGTTCCAGATGGTGGCTTGCCGTTCCTACTACTATTATCCTGCGCCGTCCACGGCAGGGTTCTCCTCTGTCCTAGAAAATTGGCCTGTGTAATACTGCGTATTAGGAAAGGTCTTTCAAAACAATGATCGAGCACGCACAGTTTCCAGGCGAGCAAACCGAGGCGGGTGAATTCAAGCGACAAGACGACGTATTTCGTAACTGGGTAACAGACGGAGGAGAGTCTGGCTATCCACCTGAGTCAAATCGCTACCATCTTTATGTCTCGTGGGCCTGCCCTTGGGCTCATCGCACCATTATTGCCAGGAAATTAAAGAAGCTTGAAGGCATAGTCGGAATGACTGTGGTGGACCCGCTGCGCAACGATCGGGGATGGGCATTCCGCGAAGGACCTGGTCATTCAGCCGACACCATTAACGGATTCCGCTATCTGCGTGAGGCCTACCAGGCCACCGCTGATGATTACCGAGGGCGCGTGACCGTGCCAGTCCTATGGGATAGATCGACCAAACGAATCGTCAGCAATTCCGATGACGATATCATGCGAATGTTCAACAGCGCATTCAATCGATTGACGGACAGTCTCATCGATCTCTATCCGCCCCCACTTCAACGAGACATCGATGCGATGAACGAGTTTATCTACGAGAATGTGAACGACGGTGTCTATCGGGCAGGATTTGCGACGGCGCAAGGGATCTATGAAAAAGCGGTGCGCCGACTATTTGATGCATTGGATCAACTTGAGGCAAGGCTTTCAAGCCGGCGTTATCTTTTCGGAGCTAAGGCTGTCGAGACCGACTGGCGTCTGTTCGTGACCCTTGTCCGGTTCGACGCGGTGTATCACGGGCATTTCAAGTGCAACATTCGAAGAATCATCGACTATCCGAACCTGTTCGGATATCTCAAAGACCTCTATCAAATTGACGGTATCGCCGATACGGTGAACTTCGATCATATCAAACGTCACTATTACATCACCCACGATGACATCAATCCGACGAGGATCGTACCAGTCGGTCCTGACCAGAACCTCCGCGCGCCGCACGGACGCCACAAGCTGGTGTGAAGCAGCTGGTTACAGGGGCCTCATCCGGCTTCCATAGCGTTCATCCGCTTGGCGATTTCGCGCAGGTGGATGGACCTACAAGCGCAGCTCTCAGCCCTCTCTAGGTTGAGTTTGATTCGGCAAGTGGACCGGCGCCTGTCCGCAGTCCGTTGCGGTCCCGCTTACCGTAGAACGAAATGCGCGCGTCGGTTTTTCTGCCAACAGGTATCTTCGTGTTCTTTGCAGAAGGGCCTGATTTCTCCATAGCTGATGATTTTCATCCGTGAAGCAGGAACGCCGAGTTCTTCAAGATATTGTTTGGTCGAACGGGCACGCTTCTCACCGAGCACCAGGTTGTAAGCCAGGGTCCCACGTTCATCGCAATGCCCTTCAATCAATAACGTGTTCCCTTTAGAACGCATGAGCCGGGATGCGTTCGCTTCCAGAATCTCCTGAGCATCTTTTCTGATCGTGAACCGGTCATAATCAAAATAGATATCATCGATATCCGTCTCCTCGGATTCCGCGGAGGCAGGACCCTGGCGCGACGACCCCCCAGCCGCGGAAGAGGAAGAAGGGGCCAATGGAGCCCGCGCGGTTTCCATGGAGGTGCGTGGTTCCTCCGGAATGGTCGCCATGCGGTCAGGCTGGATTGTTTCGACCGGCGCCTCGGGCGCGGGACGTTTGGCGCCGGCAGCTTCGTCCCCCGCAGAAGAAAGGGCTCGCTTCCCGCACCCCGCAAGCAAGCCGAGTGCGCTCAGACATAACACGATTGCTGTAAGTTTTGGGCCGATCGAATCGCGCTTCATGCGTCACCTCGCAAGTGATGAGTTGGCATACAAATGTTCCGCTTTGTGTCAGCCTCCGCCGCACCGGCCATTCTGATTGGATGGTATTCCGGCCCGAGCCTATTCGGCATCTGATCCACTTGGGATCGATCACTCATGCCGACAGACATTGATCTCGGGAGTGATATCGGATTCGTGGTTCGCCGGTCGCTGCGGGTGCGAAGACCTTATGCGGTACGATAGGACGACACAGGGATATCTGTCAATGTTCCAGTTCAGGTTCCAAATCGCAGGGTGGTTGTCCCATTGCGCCAGACACCAGATGGCCGCAGCCCTCTGTTACAGATCGTTGGCCGCTTCTCTGGGCGCGTTCGGCTTTCGATCGTCTTCCTCGGCGGCCTCGGGGGTTCGGTCCATCCGGTGAACGAGAAAACGCAGAACCTCTTCTACCTCGCTCTGATGTTTCACATAAAACTTCGCATGTGACTCCGCGGCGCGCCCGACCCGGACTCCCATGATGATGCCGGTTTTCAGGGAGAACACGCTTTCATCGGTCTCATCATCACCCACGAAAAACAATCCGTCCCGTTTGAGCTGCTTGGTCAGTGCCAGGGTGGCCGAGCCCTTCGTCGCGTGCCCGGGAGGGAGGAGATTGACCGACCACTTGCCGGTAATGATGCGCGGAGCCGGCGTCAGTTGCTGAACGAGTCCCAGAATGGCGAGTTGCACTTTTGCAGGTTCTGCCGCATCCCGGAAGTGCAAGGTCAACGAGTAGCGCTTGTCCTCCACGTCGATTGACAAGGTCCGGAACGCTTCCGCAAGCTGCGTCGTCATGTGCCCTTTCCATTCAGCGCAGATACGTTCAGCAGTTCGTGCAAGCTGCGCGTCCGCAGCGGGACCTTCGATTCCATGATTACCGATCAAGTACGGAACGGTACCGGCAACTCGTGGCGTCAGATCCGCGACCGACCGGCCCGATACGATGGCGCACGGCGCTCGCTTGGCGAGTTCCTTCAGCCATTCGCTGACCGACCGAGGAATCTTCACGCCGTGACGGTTTGGTGAAAGAGGCGCCAGAGTGCCATCGAAATCGAAGGCATACAGGACCCGTTGTGACGCCACCGATCGCAACGCGCGACGGCCTTCAGCCGACAAGAGATAGATCATGCTTGTCCTCCAGTGGTCGTTCTGGCATCGCGAATGTTGGTCTGCCGTTCAATGCGGGCGCGCTGCCGCATCCGGGCGGCATCCATCAGCATCCGGCCCGCCCATCGATACACGTTGAACTCCTGGACGATGCCCCGCATGCTGGCCATCCGGGCGCGCTGCTCGCTCGCCGGCATAGTGAGAGCCAGATGCAGCGCAGCGGCGCACTGGTCGATATTGTACGGGTTCACCATCAGGGCGTCGGGAAGTTCGGTCGCCGCTCCGGTGAATTGGCTGAGTATCAGGACACCCTGTTCGTCATCCCGCGCTGCCACGAATTCTTTCGCGACGAGATTCATTCCATCATGGAGGCTGCTGACAATGCAAAAATCGGCTCCCCTGTAGTACGTCGTGACCTCCTCAGGATCGTGGTGCTCGATTCGTAAGAGAATGGGACGATTGCCGACTTTTCCAAACCGTCGATTGATTCGATCGGCCGCGGCCAGTACTTGCCGCGTGAGCTGTTGGTATTCATCGATTTTGGAACGGCTGGGCGCCGCGATCTGAAGGAAGGAGAAGGCGCCGATCCATTCGGGTTGCAATTCGAGCAACCGTTCGACGGCCAGAAACCGCTCCAATATGCCCTTCGTATAGTCCAGACGTTCCACCCCGACGCCGACTCGATGCGAGTGCGGGAGTCCATTGATCGCCCGGATATGTGTGCGGCAATCTTGAACGGCCGGTTGTTGAGACAGCCACCGGGTTGGCCACTCGATCGAAATCGGATAGTGCTTCACGGCAGTTTGTTTGCCTCCATGGGTGATCGTGGAACTATCCCAGTCGATGCGTGTTTCCAATGAACGGTCCACGGTATTGATGAAATTACTGCAATGGAACCGTGTGTGAAATCCAAGGATGCTGCTTCCCAACAGACCTTCGAGAATTTCACGATACCATGGACAGATGGCATACCGTTCAGGGTTTGGCCAGGGAATGTGCCAAAACGTGATGATGGTGGCATTCGGAAGATGGTCACGCACCAGTTTGGGAACCAACGCCAGGTGGTAATCCTGCACCAGTACGACCGGGTTATCGGTCTTCGCTTCTTCGACCACAGCCATGGCGAAGCGCTCGTTCATCGCGTTGTACTGCTCCCAATCCAATGACCTGAATACTGGACGAACATGTGCAAGATGGCACAGCGGCCACAGTCCCTCGTTGGAGAACCCGTAATAGTATCCCTCTTCCTCTTTTTGTGACATCCAAATTCGTCTTATGTCATACGAGGGCTGTGCGGGCGGCACCCGCACGTGATGACGCTCATCGACGACCTCTCGATCGGCAGTCCCACTGCCGTGGGCGATCCAAACGCCGGAACAGGCCCGCATGATGGGCTCTAATGCGGTAACGACCCCGCTCGCCGGCACCTGAACTTCGATATGTTGATCCCGCCGGTTGTGGATATAGGGCTGGCGATTCGAGACGATCAGCACTTCATCTCCCGCCAGATGGTCATGAAGGATGCTTCTCAGCGTCGCAGGGGTCCAGCTCATTTGACTCTCATCACGCATACGCTTGTCGGCTTCAAGGTCCTGGATCAGGCTCCTGAGATCCTGCGCGACCGGATGCAGTTCCGGTCCGTGCCGGTGATCTTTGATCAAGGCCGCCAATCCTTCTCCACTCAGCATTGCCCGGACGCCCTCAACCCATCCGCGCCAGCTGAGGTGAGCGATGAGCACGGTCACCAATGAAATCACTCCTCCGATGACGGCAAACAAGTAGAACAGGTACCACCTGGTATCGTTGCTTCGCCGGTGCACCCAGCTCATGTCATGCACCAGCATGAGGCGGCCGAGATCGCGCCCATAGCCTTGGATGCCGACGGAGGATACATGCACTGCTCCGCGCTCCAATTGGAGCACGGCGGTCTGATCCGCTCGAATAGCGTCGGCTCCGTCGCAGGGAATGGAATCAGGATACGTTTGGGTTCGGTAGGTCAGCTGGTTCGCCTGGTCACAGAAGCCGATGGCGAAAAGCCGCTCATCCTGAATGATCCGGTGAAAGTACGAGAGCAGTTTGGTCTTATTGTCCGTTGCCAGAAGTTCCGCAAGAGGACCCTCGGCAGTGCGGGCAATTAAGGTCGAGCGAATCTCGAGATCCCGCACAAACCATTTCAAGGTCAGCGAGTCGACCAGGGGGATGACACCATAGGCCAAGATAGCCAGGACCAGGGCCAGCGGCAGGATAAATCTCAAGGAGAGCGACATCCCGCTACCTCACATGCCCTTGGAGCGAGGATCGTTTCTCGGATTCGCGGTGAAGGTGATGCTCCACGTACAGTTCACAATTCTTCAATGCCTGGCCTTTGCACCTGGCTATCCCCTTGGGTCACCCGTGTACGTTACCGAATCTAAGGAGATTCTGCCATAACAGATCGTCACATCCCGCATGCGTATCTCAGGTGACCATGTGCATTTCGCCGGCCTTGGAGTGAAATCGTCCTGCGACCGCTGAGACGCACGGCATCGCGCGGCGCCCTTGATCGTGACATGAAACGCACGGAGGAACGACGGTGCGGATCCAACTACGAAATGCAGACCCTGGATAGCCGGAGACAGGGACATGGCACGGAGTCATGCCGGACGGCTGCACAGGAACAGCAATACGCGGTCGAGCCGCAGACGATGCTCACGGACGCGGGTCCAGCTCGATGAGACCTTTTCGAATTGCTAAAATGGCGGCCTGGGTCCGGTCGTAGACTTGGAGCTTGTGAAAAATATTTCGCACGTGGTTCTTGACCGTTTTTTCACTGAGGTCAAGGCTGTTCGCAATTTCTTTATTGGTCTTTCCATCTGCCACGAGCCGCAACACGGTGATCTCCCGCTCGGTGAGGTCATGTTCGACCCAGGCAGGCTTTTTCCCCTTCTTTTGTGCCATGAGTGAAAACTCAGCCAAAATCTTACTGGCGACCGAAGGATGAATGAGGGATTCTCCCCGGTAGATGGCCCGGATGGCGGCGACGATTTGCGAGGATTCTGAATCCTTCAGAAGATAGCCGGTTGCTCCGGCGCGGACCAGGTCGAAAATGTATTGTTGTTCCTCGTACATGGTCAATGCGACGATGCCGATGTGCGGGAATTCACGCTTGATCTGCCGGGTCGCTTCGACTCCGCCCATTCTGGGCATGCTGACATCCATCAGAATGACGTCTGGAAGCAGCGTCCGCGTCTTCTCGACCGATTCCATTCCGTCCTGGGCTTCGCCGACGACATGAATGTCGTCTTTGGTTTTCAAGATAGCGGCGAGTCCCTCCCGCACCACGCGGTGATCATCGGCAATCAGGACCTTAATCTTTTCCATTGTCCGGCCTCTCCTTTTTCCCTAGCGGCACGTCCACGATAATCGTCGTGCCACGCCCCTTCTTTGATTGGATCGTCGCCTCGCCTCCGACCAGTTTGGCTCGTTCCACGATGCCTCGAAGTCCGAAATGATCCCATTTCTCGGGATCGTGTAGCACTTGATCCATGTTAAAACCGATCCCGTTGTCGGCAATCGTCACGGTGAGCCGGTCAAAGTCGATGTCGAGCCGAACGGACACGCGATCGGCCTTGGCATGCTGAACCACATTGCTCAATGCTTCCTGGACGATGCGAAAGAGAAAAATCTTGGTACGCGGAAAGAGAATCTGTTCATCCCCGGAGACGTGAAATTCCGTTTTGATGCGATATTGTGTTTGATAAGACTTCAGATAATTCGTCAATCCGGGAATGAGCTCCATCTTATCGTATTGCAGCGGCCGCAGATTGAAGATGACCTGTCTGGCTTCCTGGATTGCCAGTTTCAGCTGTTCCTTGCTTTCGCGAAGGGTGGCAAGGCTCGCCTTGGGATTCTTACGGATGAGTTGTTGAGACAACTCCAATTTGAAGTTGACCCCGGCCAGACTTTGAACCAATCCGTCATGGATTTCGCATGCGATGCGCGTCCGCTCCTCTGTGACGGCCGTACCGGTTTCCTTCACGTACAGCCGGTACAACGACTGGTATTTATTAAGCGTCTTTTCAATTTCGGTCGTCGCGCGGATGCGGGCTTCAATAAGTTCCCACATGAATTTGGCGCTGGCCCCTCCGATGATCGTGACACCCATGCGGTGGAAATCCCGGAGAAACTGACCCACCTCGACATTGCCGGAGACGTCGATGATCAGATCGACCTCCTCCATCTCCAATAAGCGGCGGAAGTCCCGTGTGACGGGGATTTTCAATTGCTTGGCCAATATCAGCCCGCGCGCCTGAGGATCGTTATCGGCAATGCCGACGATTTTCACCAATGGATCCGTCGCAAAGATTTCCATGAGCGCCGTTCCTCCACGGCCGGCGCCGATGATGGCGACGTGCGTGGAACTGGACGCTCCCTTTTTTCGCGCGGTCCGTGATGACGTTGTTGAACCGGTCGGCATGGTCATATCCTGTAGGGATGCAGACGGCGGACTATCATGGTACGACGTGCGGCGGGAGACAAGAAAACGCGAGGGGTTCTCCGCCAGAAGGTTAGCCCGTCACCGTTCGCGGCGCTGCTGGGCCAGGGTTCTCAATTCGTCCATGAACTGATCGATGTCCTTGAACTCGCGGTAGACGGAAGCGAACCGAACGTACGCAACCTGATCCAGCTGATGTAGTTCCTTCATCAGTTCTTCCCCGACGATACGGCTCTCAATCTCGGTCTCTCCCATTTCCTGGATCCGCTTCTCGATGCGATCAGTCACGGCCTCGATCGTGGCGGTGCTGATCGGCCGTTTCTCGCATGCCTTCTTCAGGCCGGACAGGATCTTGGACCGGTCAAACCCCTCGCGACGTCCGTCCTTCTTCACCACGACCGGGAGGATTTCGTCGACCCGTTCATAGGTCGTAAAACGACGTTTGCATCCGAGGCACTCCCGACGCCGGCGAATCAATTCGCCTTCCTTCGCCATGCGCGAATCGACCACCTTGTCTTCCACCTCGTCACAAAACGGACATTTCACCGGCGGCGATCCTGTCGGTTCGGTGCGCGTTCAGTAGGCGTGAAAAATCGGAAAGCGGTTACACAAGGCTTTGGCTTGCACGCGGACTTCCTCCAGAACTGCTGAATCCTGGCGGTGTTGCAGGACCCGATCGACGAGCGCGACGATCTCGCTCATTTCCGATTCTTTCATGCCTCGGGTCGATACGATCGGCGTCCCCAACCTGATGCCGCTCGCGATGGCAGGAGGCTTCTCATCGTAGGGCACGGCATTTTTATTGACGATGATGCCGGCGGCATCCAGAGCAGCGTCCGCTTCCTTACCCGTGATGTTCTTGTTCGTCAGGTTGACGAGCATCAAATGTGTATCGGTGCCGCCTGAGACGATCTTATAACCCCGGTCGAGAAGCCCTTTGGCCAATGTCTTGGCATTGGCCGTCACCTGCTGCTGATAACGCTTGAATCCTGGTGAGAGTGCTTCCTTAAACGCAACCGCCTTAGCGGCGATCACGTGCATCAGTGGGCCTCCCTGCATGCCGGGAAACACGAATTTGTCCACAGCTTTGGCGTGATCCGCCTTGCACATCACGACTCCCCCGCGGGGACCCCGGAGCGTTTTGTGCGTGGTTGTGGTGACAAAGTCTGCGTAGGGGACCGGACTTGGATGGAGGCCCGCTGCGATCAGACCTGCAATGTGGGCGATGTCCACCATCAGATAAGCGTTCACGGACTGTGCAATCGCCTGAAACTTTGGAAAGTCCAGTGTACGAGCGTAGGCACTGGCTCCAACCACGATCATGCGGGGCCGGCATTCTTCGGCCAGCTTCCGGACCGCCTCGTAGTCGATCGTTTCGGTCTGCCGGTCAACTCCATAGGAGAAAGCCCGGAAAATCGATCCGGAAAAGTTCACTTTGCTGCCGTGTGTGAGGTGGCCGCCCTGGGCCAGATCCATACCGAGAATCGTGTCTCCTGGCTTGAGAACCGAAAGGTACGCCGCCATATTTGCCTGGGAACCGGAGTGGGCTTGTACGTTGACATGCTCGGCTCCGAACAGTTGTTTGCATCGTTCGATGGCGAGTTGCTCGACCGTATCGACGTGCTGACACCCGCCGTAGTAGCGCTTGCCTGGATAGCCCTCTGCGTATTTGTTCGTCATCAGGGAGCCTTGGGCGGCCAGTACCGCAGGACTGGCAAAGTTCTCCGATGCGATCAACAACAACTTATCCCGCTGCCGGACCTCTTCGGCCTCGATGGCGGCATACACATCGGGATCAGTGGCCTTGAGCGCGTCGAGTGAACCGACGGCGTCTTGCATGGACATGGATTCCTCGTTATGGCTAGGCAGTGGCCGTTTCGGGCTCTTGCTTTTTGACCACCCGGACGGTCACCGCGGCGGTCACATCGCGTGGGAGTTTCACGGGAACGGTAAAGCTGCCGAGTTCCTTGATGGGGTGCGGCAATTGAATCTTGCGGCGGTCGACCTCATACCCCTGTGCGGAAAGCCCTTCCGCGATATCTTTGACGGTGACGGAGCCGAACATCTTGTCGTCTTTACCGACTTGAGCCTCAACCGTCAACGTCACAGTGGAAATTTTCTTCGCATGCGCCTCGATCTCCAATTTCTCTTTCTTGGCCCGCTCGGTGGCAACCCGCTTGGCATGCTCGAAAGACTTGATATTCCGATCATTGGCAAGCACGGCCTTCTTCCGCGGAAGGAGAAAATTTCTCGCAAAACCGTCCTTGACGTCGATCAAGTCACCCAAGTGACCGACACCGTCCATCGTTTCTTGTAAGATGACTTTCATACCCCTAACTCCTTCTGTTGGAAAGTAAAAGAGGATACGTGGGGGTTTGGCAAAAGTCAATTCCGGTTCTTACCTGATCCCACTATCGGATGACCGGCCATCTGATCGATTGGCGCTGGACTAGGGTCGGACCAGGCCCGTATGATGCCCGCCGATTAGTCGTCCAGGAACATGATGATGAACGCGCGGGATCTCATCGACGTGTGGGTTGGGCAGCTGACCACCGAACAACAATGTCTGGCCGGTACCACCACTGACCAGCCGATTGCACCCGTCGGAGGCCGCCTGGTGCAGACGGTCGGAACCTTGTACCTGTATGAGATACGACTTCCCGAAGGCTCCGCACTGACGGTCGATACACCGCTTTCGATCGTCCCGTCCGATGAGACCGAACCAGCCGAGGGAATCGCGCTCAGTTGCCGGGAAAGCACCGCGCTCGTTCAAACGTTCGAATCTTTAGGCCCAACGTTCGACGGGGCGACGATCATTCCAGACCGTGCGGGCCTGCTCCAGACCTACGCCTCCAGACTAAAGGATATGCTGACGCAGGCGGATGCATACAGACTTGGACCAGCCGACCGGCTCGCTCCAATGCTTGAGGCCGGGTCAGCGACCGATACAAGTAGTGGCTCCTCTTCATCGATTCTTGCAACGTATTGGGCCAACGATCCTCTCCAGCGTCGGCAAACCATTGCCACGATGATCGTCGAATTGATCCGCGCCAATAAGCGCGTGCTCTTGATCTCTCACGATCATCACGGAGCCGACGAACTGGCTGGTACGGTGGCCCGAGCAATGAAAGCCGGCGGCTTGACCTATCGGACCTGGATGAGCCGCTACGAGATGAGCTTGGCACAACAGGCATCTGGCCTGTCCATTCAAGAATTGGGGTTTGAAGCGCAGATGCATCAATTTTACTCCAAGTCGCGGGCCGACAAAGCTGCGCTGCGGCGCAAGTATGAACGGTTTCGCGAGTTGACCCCTCTCCTCGCCCATAAGGCGCAGAAACAAAAAGATCTCGACGAAGTGCGTCTGTTGGAATGGCGACTGCTCACCCAGCTTGGCGAGCTTCAAGCCAAGACGAAGGAGGCTGAAACAATACTGACGGAGTACGAATCACTGCCGTTGCTGCGGCGACTCAGTATGCAGGCGGTTGGAAAAAACGTGGACTCATTGCATCAGTACATCGAGATCTACCGGAATCAGATGAGAGGGCTCACGAAAGAATTGGATATAGCCAAAGCTCGAATTTCAGCGTTGGTTCCTGAAGCCGCGGTGCCGAAGGACCTTCGGCCGGAATTCGAGGAACTGAAGGAAGATATTGTCCATTTAGGCGGGACAAAGAAAATCCGCGAACTCCTGGCCGCCGAAGAGAATACCAATCGGCAGGCCTTCATTCAAAACAGACGCCTCGTCATTACTACGGCCGCGCGAGTTCTGGGAGATTCTCTGTTCAGCCGGGTGAGGTTCGACGTGCTGATTGCTGACAATGCGCCATGGATATCTGCTCCCGGACTGCTTGGTGCAGCCGGGCTTGTGCGTGAGCGAATAGTACTCACCGGCGATCGACGTGACATCAATGTGGCCGGACAATGGGCGGCCACATAAGCACGGTGGTTGAATTGGATCTGGCATGATCATGCGCGGTAACTTGACGCAGGAGCTCACAATTCCGGATAATCCCTTCTGTTGAATCCTGGACCGGCTCACTGCACTCCATTTCAACACAGCATCATGCCGAAGTGGCGGAACTGGCAGACGCACTAGATTCAGGGTCTAGCGCCCGCAAGGGTGTCCGGGTTCAAATCCCGGCTTCGGCACCACCCATCAATCCTCGCTCCTATCAATACGATTCACCGTTTCATCGCTTCCTGCCATCGCGCCGTTTAAGACGGGCTCTTGCGTCGTTTCATGGCGGATTGTCATGTAACTGTCATGTGAGCGTTCCGAATCGGGGTCCAAGACCCTCACGGCCGAGGTCAGGTGTTTGGGGGATAGGTGAGCATAACGCAGGGTCATGGTCGGGGAAGTATGGCCTAACAGGTTACTGACCGTGGCCAATGGGACCCCCCTCATAATCAGCCAGGACGCAAAGGTATGGCGAAGATCGTGGAAGTGGAAGTCCGTCAGTCCTGCCGCTTCACAGGCCCGATCAAACGGGTGTCGCACATCCTCCCATCGGTGCCCCGCAGGATCGTGAAAGACCCATGGCACATCCGCTCGGGTGCGAAGCCCGCTAAAGACTCCCCATAAGGT
This window harbors:
- a CDS encoding sensor histidine kinase, which codes for MPTGSTTSSRTARKKGASSSTHVAIIGAGRGGTALMEIFATDPLVKIVGIADNDPQARGLILAKQLKIPVTRDFRRLLEMEEVDLIIDVSGNVEVGQFLRDFHRMGVTIIGGASAKFMWELIEARIRATTEIEKTLNKYQSLYRLYVKETGTAVTEERTRIACEIHDGLVQSLAGVNFKLELSQQLIRKNPKASLATLRESKEQLKLAIQEARQVIFNLRPLQYDKMELIPGLTNYLKSYQTQYRIKTEFHVSGDEQILFPRTKIFLFRIVQEALSNVVQHAKADRVSVRLDIDFDRLTVTIADNGIGFNMDQVLHDPEKWDHFGLRGIVERAKLVGGEATIQSKKGRGTTIIVDVPLGKKERPDNGKD
- the nrdR gene encoding transcriptional regulator NrdR, with protein sequence MKCPFCDEVEDKVVDSRMAKEGELIRRRRECLGCKRRFTTYERVDEILPVVVKKDGRREGFDRSKILSGLKKACEKRPISTATIEAVTDRIEKRIQEMGETEIESRIVGEELMKELHQLDQVAYVRFASVYREFKDIDQFMDELRTLAQQRRER
- the glyA gene encoding serine hydroxymethyltransferase, which gives rise to MQDAVGSLDALKATDPDVYAAIEAEEVRQRDKLLLIASENFASPAVLAAQGSLMTNKYAEGYPGKRYYGGCQHVDTVEQLAIERCKQLFGAEHVNVQAHSGSQANMAAYLSVLKPGDTILGMDLAQGGHLTHGSKVNFSGSIFRAFSYGVDRQTETIDYEAVRKLAEECRPRMIVVGASAYARTLDFPKFQAIAQSVNAYLMVDIAHIAGLIAAGLHPSPVPYADFVTTTTHKTLRGPRGGVVMCKADHAKAVDKFVFPGMQGGPLMHVIAAKAVAFKEALSPGFKRYQQQVTANAKTLAKGLLDRGYKIVSGGTDTHLMLVNLTNKNITGKEADAALDAAGIIVNKNAVPYDEKPPAIASGIRLGTPIVSTRGMKESEMSEIVALVDRVLQHRQDSAVLEEVRVQAKALCNRFPIFHAY
- the rplI gene encoding 50S ribosomal protein L9, encoding MKVILQETMDGVGHLGDLIDVKDGFARNFLLPRKKAVLANDRNIKSFEHAKRVATERAKKEKLEIEAHAKKISTVTLTVEAQVGKDDKMFGSVTVKDIAEGLSAQGYEVDRRKIQLPHPIKELGSFTVPVKLPRDVTAAVTVRVVKKQEPETATA